A region from the Algoriphagus machipongonensis genome encodes:
- the ggt gene encoding gamma-glutamyltransferase has product MKNISRFSIGLLIFATLSFSFYSCQKNPELKPKVKGTIATKAMVVSAREEASKIGIDIIKKGGNAFDAMMATEMALAVIYPFAGNLGGGGFMVYRLADGSIGSLDYREKAPMAAFTDMYLDEEGNVIPGLSTRGALASGVPGTIAGIFEAQGKFGNLTPKEILQPVIDLATNGYLVTPKQAERLERLRDTFIEVNGPETFFAKEFATGDTLKIPVLANTLKMIAEDGRDAFYKGEIAKILSKANQEKGGIITTEDLASYEPVWRTPIVFDYKDLKVISMAPPSSGGVTLAQIFEMISPFDLNKFGHHSPEYIQVLVEAERRAYADRNYFLGDPDFTDIPISELISEDYLRSRMESFNIEKATKSSDISEGEILFSESMETTHYSIVDNEGNAVSVTTTLNGAYGSKVYIDELGFFMNNEMDDFSSKTGVPNMFGLIGADANKIQPGKRMLSSMTPTIVEKEGKLWMVVGTPGGSTIITSVLQTILNVYEFDMGMQEAVEAPRFHHQWLPDVVSFEPDSFDTTLINSLKSKGYLILENNNPIIGKVDAILVQPDGKLEGGADPRGDDKAIGF; this is encoded by the coding sequence ATGAAAAACATTTCTAGATTTTCGATAGGGTTGCTCATTTTTGCAACCCTATCTTTTTCATTCTACTCCTGTCAAAAAAATCCAGAATTAAAACCTAAAGTCAAGGGGACAATCGCCACCAAAGCAATGGTGGTTTCTGCTCGGGAAGAAGCTTCGAAAATAGGTATAGACATTATTAAAAAAGGAGGCAATGCATTTGATGCCATGATGGCAACAGAAATGGCACTAGCCGTAATTTATCCTTTTGCAGGAAATCTTGGAGGAGGTGGATTTATGGTTTACCGTTTGGCTGATGGGTCTATTGGTTCTTTGGATTATAGAGAAAAAGCCCCCATGGCAGCTTTCACTGATATGTATCTCGATGAGGAAGGCAATGTAATTCCTGGACTCAGTACTAGAGGAGCCTTAGCTTCTGGGGTTCCGGGAACAATCGCTGGTATTTTTGAAGCCCAGGGAAAATTTGGAAATTTAACTCCAAAGGAAATCCTCCAGCCAGTTATAGACCTAGCCACTAACGGGTATTTAGTTACTCCAAAACAAGCAGAAAGGCTAGAAAGACTAAGGGATACTTTTATTGAAGTCAACGGACCTGAAACATTTTTTGCTAAGGAGTTTGCGACTGGTGATACATTAAAAATTCCAGTTTTAGCGAACACACTTAAAATGATTGCAGAAGATGGAAGAGATGCCTTTTATAAAGGAGAAATAGCAAAAATCCTATCAAAGGCAAATCAGGAAAAAGGAGGAATTATTACCACAGAGGATCTGGCTTCCTATGAACCTGTTTGGAGAACCCCTATTGTTTTTGATTACAAGGATCTAAAAGTAATATCCATGGCACCTCCGAGTTCAGGTGGGGTTACATTAGCTCAGATTTTTGAAATGATTTCACCTTTTGATCTTAATAAATTTGGCCACCATAGTCCTGAATACATTCAAGTTTTAGTGGAAGCCGAAAGACGTGCCTACGCTGATAGGAATTACTTTTTAGGTGATCCTGATTTTACAGATATTCCAATTTCTGAGTTAATATCAGAAGATTATTTACGCTCAAGAATGGAATCTTTCAACATAGAGAAAGCCACAAAGTCTTCTGATATTTCTGAAGGAGAAATCTTGTTTTCAGAAAGTATGGAAACTACCCATTATTCCATTGTAGATAATGAGGGAAATGCAGTTTCTGTCACCACCACCTTGAATGGAGCCTACGGATCTAAAGTTTATATCGATGAACTAGGCTTTTTCATGAATAATGAGATGGATGATTTTAGCTCCAAAACTGGAGTACCCAATATGTTTGGGCTGATTGGTGCAGATGCCAATAAAATCCAGCCCGGGAAAAGAATGCTCAGCAGTATGACCCCTACAATTGTCGAAAAAGAAGGGAAGTTATGGATGGTTGTTGGGACACCCGGAGGTTCAACGATCATTACCTCTGTATTGCAAACCATTCTTAATGTTTATGAATTTGATATGGGAATGCAAGAAGCAGTAGAAGCTCCAAGGTTTCATCATCAATGGCTACCAGATGTAGTCAGCTTTGAACCAGACTCTTTTGATACAACTTTAATCAATTCATTGAAAAGTAAAGGCTATCTAATCCTCGAAAATAACAATCCTATCATTGGAAAAGTAGATGCTATTTTAGTCCAACCTGACGGTAAACTAGAAGGCGGGGCTGATCCAAGAGGAGATGATAAAGCAATTGGATTTTAA
- a CDS encoding S9 family peptidase, which yields MQRKLFLLPLLFIVLTELSAQSSLSVEYIMRDPKWMGTFPSSARWNDSGTQILFRYNAENDPADSLYKIDLANTSEIKKVHWPEEKSLRKSSSTFNGSKTLRLYLDDQKIILEDLKKGTEKVILTWFQNLNNPSFLADENLISFTSQGNIFVLNRTSGEVKQVTNISSGNDRSKKKEDGEEKLGFLEQDNLDLLQVVNERKETAKERKAYRESIQENDDKFTFYTEGKNPINLSLSPDGKYATFLYFDRPSNNKSTIVPDYVDASGYTTNLNTRPKVGTEPTKSEVGIYDLSRDTVYFVSTSELPGIKDLPDYVKDYPEKTWEEKERDVILSQPYFSPNGEKAIINIRSADNKDRWIAEIDLTTGTLKTLDRQRDEAWIAGPGIGWSFSGGTMGWLPDNKHIYFQSEESGYSHLYLLDVTTGEKKALTSGNYEVFDPFLSNDNKSWYLTSSEVGPGERHFYKMPVMGGKKIKLTSMTGKNDVTLSPDEKNLAIIYSYSNQPEELYLQENKEGATPQKLTDGQSEEFKAYNWRDPELIQFTAEDGASVPARLYKPEASKNNGAAVIFVHGAGYLQNVHKWWSSYFREYMFHNLLTDLGYTVLDIDYRGSAGYGRDWRTGIYRHMGGKDLSDQVDGAKYLINTHGVDSEKIGIYGGSYGGFITLMALFNASDVFTSGAALRSVTDWAHYNHGYTANILNTPEEDPIAYRRSGPIYFAEGLKGNLLMAHGMVDVNVHFQDVVRLSQRLIELGKDNWEMAIYPVEDHGFVEPSSWTDEYKRILKLFNTTLID from the coding sequence ATGCAGCGAAAACTCTTTTTACTGCCACTCCTATTTATTGTCCTTACTGAACTCTCTGCCCAGAGCAGCCTTTCGGTAGAGTATATCATGCGAGATCCCAAGTGGATGGGCACTTTCCCTTCCTCTGCCCGTTGGAATGATTCAGGGACCCAGATTCTTTTTAGATACAATGCTGAAAATGATCCTGCTGATTCTCTTTATAAAATTGACCTTGCAAACACCTCAGAAATAAAAAAAGTACACTGGCCGGAGGAGAAATCACTTCGTAAAAGCTCCAGTACTTTTAATGGTTCAAAAACGCTTAGGTTATACTTAGATGATCAAAAAATCATCTTGGAGGATCTTAAAAAAGGAACCGAAAAAGTCATCCTGACATGGTTTCAAAATCTTAACAATCCTAGCTTTTTAGCAGATGAAAACCTGATCTCTTTTACCTCTCAAGGAAACATTTTTGTCTTAAACCGGACTTCAGGTGAAGTCAAACAGGTCACCAACATTTCATCAGGTAATGACCGTTCCAAAAAGAAGGAAGATGGAGAAGAGAAATTAGGCTTTTTGGAACAAGACAACTTAGATCTTTTGCAGGTAGTCAATGAAAGAAAAGAGACAGCAAAAGAAAGAAAAGCCTACCGTGAGTCTATTCAGGAAAATGACGATAAATTCACTTTCTATACCGAAGGTAAAAACCCTATCAACCTTTCACTTTCTCCCGATGGGAAATACGCTACCTTCCTATATTTTGATAGACCATCAAATAATAAATCAACCATAGTACCTGATTATGTAGATGCCTCAGGTTATACTACAAACCTAAATACCAGACCGAAAGTCGGTACCGAACCAACAAAATCAGAAGTTGGTATTTATGATTTAAGCAGGGACACTGTTTATTTTGTAAGCACTTCCGAACTTCCTGGAATCAAGGATCTCCCTGATTATGTAAAAGATTATCCGGAAAAAACCTGGGAAGAAAAAGAGCGGGATGTGATTTTATCTCAACCCTATTTTTCACCAAATGGAGAAAAAGCGATCATCAATATCAGGTCAGCAGACAATAAAGACCGTTGGATTGCAGAGATCGATTTGACGACTGGAACTTTGAAAACTTTGGATAGGCAAAGGGATGAAGCTTGGATAGCAGGTCCAGGTATTGGTTGGTCATTTTCAGGCGGAACAATGGGATGGCTTCCAGACAACAAGCACATCTATTTCCAATCTGAGGAATCAGGATATTCACATTTGTACCTACTTGATGTCACCACTGGAGAGAAGAAAGCTTTGACTTCTGGAAACTACGAAGTATTTGATCCTTTCTTATCTAACGATAATAAGTCTTGGTATCTGACAAGCTCTGAAGTAGGCCCAGGTGAAAGGCACTTCTATAAAATGCCTGTGATGGGAGGCAAAAAGATCAAACTTACTTCGATGACAGGTAAGAATGATGTGACTTTATCACCTGATGAGAAAAATTTAGCCATCATTTACTCCTATAGCAACCAACCTGAAGAACTTTATCTTCAGGAAAATAAAGAAGGGGCAACTCCGCAAAAACTTACTGATGGACAATCAGAAGAGTTTAAAGCCTATAATTGGAGAGATCCGGAACTTATCCAGTTCACAGCGGAAGATGGTGCAAGTGTACCTGCTCGACTCTATAAACCAGAAGCATCCAAAAACAACGGCGCTGCAGTCATTTTTGTGCATGGTGCTGGTTATTTACAAAATGTTCACAAATGGTGGAGCAGCTATTTTAGAGAATACATGTTCCATAACCTTTTGACAGACTTAGGTTATACCGTTTTGGATATTGACTATCGTGGAAGTGCAGGTTATGGTAGAGATTGGAGAACTGGTATCTATAGACATATGGGAGGAAAAGACCTTTCTGACCAAGTGGATGGAGCCAAATACCTAATTAATACACATGGAGTAGACTCAGAAAAAATTGGAATTTATGGGGGTAGCTATGGTGGTTTCATCACTTTGATGGCACTCTTTAATGCTTCTGATGTCTTTACTTCAGGCGCAGCTTTAAGGTCAGTTACCGATTGGGCACATTATAACCATGGTTACACTGCAAATATTCTAAATACTCCTGAGGAAGATCCTATAGCTTATAGAAGATCAGGCCCTATTTATTTTGCGGAAGGGCTCAAGGGAAACCTATTGATGGCGCATGGTATGGTCGATGTCAATGTGCATTTCCAGGATGTCGTAAGACTTTCACAGCGCCTGATAGAATTAGGTAAAGACAATTGGGAAATGGCTATTTATCCGGTAGAGGATCATGGTTTTGTAGAACCAAGTTCTTGGACGGATGAATACAAACGAATCCTCAAACTATTCAATACCACATTAATTGATTAA
- a CDS encoding Hpt domain-containing protein: MYQLISEQSIYQYFGDDDPEMIQEMIQIILDTNIKDLKELDEFYHKGDFVTIKKRCHKAKPSMSYIGAIKTRKLLEEIEANLENSHDQNQVLQEHLDTIIAELDTFVSSL; encoded by the coding sequence ATGTATCAACTTATCAGTGAACAATCGATTTATCAATACTTTGGTGATGATGACCCGGAGATGATTCAAGAAATGATTCAAATCATTCTTGACACCAATATTAAAGACCTAAAAGAGTTAGATGAATTTTACCATAAAGGGGATTTTGTGACCATTAAAAAAAGGTGTCATAAAGCTAAACCCAGTATGAGTTATATTGGAGCCATAAAAACAAGGAAGTTACTGGAAGAAATTGAAGCTAATTTGGAAAATTCCCATGATCAAAACCAAGTCCTACAAGAACACCTGGATACGATCATAGCCGAACTCGACACTTTCGTAAGTTCTTTATAA
- a CDS encoding DUF2452 domain-containing protein codes for MKGKKIDIDKIDLEELKKSTTENPGTLPYAHHSGSAVIKPEDKGKSTGRAVAAMQSQTDMQMSQIYEQMKLLADQAKMIQARVEYSERIYEANISFEPLINHHYFLYQKNDGSDFLSMIAPEEWGRKKDFAHFLAEVKLLADHTWEVIREKE; via the coding sequence ATGAAGGGAAAGAAAATAGATATTGACAAAATAGATCTGGAGGAATTAAAAAAAAGCACTACTGAAAATCCCGGTACGCTTCCTTATGCCCATCATTCCGGAAGTGCCGTCATAAAACCTGAAGATAAAGGAAAATCAACTGGAAGAGCAGTTGCAGCCATGCAAAGTCAAACGGATATGCAAATGTCCCAGATTTACGAGCAGATGAAGCTTTTAGCAGATCAAGCAAAAATGATTCAGGCTAGAGTAGAATATTCAGAAAGGATTTATGAAGCCAATATTTCATTTGAACCACTGATTAACCACCACTATTTTCTTTATCAAAAAAATGACGGAAGTGACTTTCTAAGCATGATTGCTCCTGAAGAATGGGGGCGTAAAAAAGATTTTGCACATTTTCTAGCAGAAGTCAAATTGTTGGCGGACCATACTTGGGAAGTCATTAGGGAAAAGGAATAA
- a CDS encoding DUF7255 family protein: protein MDNLITRQLDIILKEGEVEFERNFELPINSKFLDKKGEEWFQEIYDDLGGMGEFPILHKLKFDFKINRNVFLYDDELHFHRYRLNTFRSDLYREMEFPFLESHRRLCRTYEKDCLKAGLQERVWNGPPIAKHCFGESSDPGDFSSNGSAGWKLMAYNDAQIDLQTRIHGYKLIRLNPYETLMTGGSLKRLDHLLVNPKEEQRKMLLNWFLRKIE from the coding sequence ATGGATAATTTAATTACTCGACAACTCGATATAATATTAAAAGAAGGGGAAGTTGAGTTTGAAAGAAATTTTGAGCTTCCTATCAATTCTAAATTTTTGGATAAAAAAGGAGAGGAGTGGTTTCAAGAAATATATGATGATTTGGGTGGTATGGGTGAATTCCCAATCTTACATAAACTCAAATTTGATTTTAAAATCAATCGGAATGTTTTCCTTTATGATGATGAACTTCACTTTCATAGGTATAGGTTAAATACCTTTAGATCAGACTTGTACCGTGAGATGGAATTTCCATTTCTTGAATCTCACAGAAGGCTGTGCAGAACCTATGAAAAGGACTGTTTAAAAGCGGGACTTCAAGAAAGGGTTTGGAATGGGCCACCCATTGCAAAGCATTGTTTTGGAGAATCTTCTGACCCAGGAGATTTTTCATCCAATGGATCCGCTGGTTGGAAATTAATGGCTTATAACGATGCTCAGATTGATTTACAAACTCGTATTCATGGCTATAAGCTGATTCGTTTGAATCCTTATGAAACTTTAATGACTGGCGGTTCTTTGAAAAGGCTTGACCATTTATTGGTAAACCCAAAAGAAGAGCAGCGAAAAATGCTGCTCAATTGGTTTTTAAGGAAAATAGAATAA
- a CDS encoding deoxynucleoside kinase: MHVAVAGNIGSGKTTLTEKLANHYGWKAEFESVDNNPYLEDFYQDMKRWAFHLQVYFLNSRFNQLKKIQENNYDFIQDRTIYEDAYIFAANLYKSGYLNDRDYANYCSLFDSMINHVKAPDLLIYLQADIPKLVGQIEKRGRKYETTMRIDYLKNLNQHYEEWIANYQEGKLLIINVNDLDFVERPTDLSLVIEKVNREIYGLFS; this comes from the coding sequence ATGCATGTAGCTGTAGCAGGAAATATTGGTAGTGGAAAAACTACTTTAACTGAGAAACTTGCCAATCATTATGGCTGGAAAGCTGAATTTGAGTCGGTTGACAACAATCCATATTTGGAAGATTTCTACCAAGATATGAAGAGATGGGCCTTCCACTTACAGGTGTATTTCTTGAACTCTCGTTTTAATCAATTAAAAAAAATTCAAGAGAATAACTATGACTTTATACAAGATCGAACGATCTATGAAGATGCCTACATCTTTGCCGCTAACCTCTATAAAAGTGGTTATTTAAATGATCGGGATTATGCAAATTATTGCAGCTTATTCGATAGCATGATCAATCATGTAAAAGCTCCAGACCTGTTAATCTATCTACAAGCCGATATTCCAAAACTTGTAGGTCAGATAGAAAAACGCGGTAGAAAATATGAAACCACGATGCGGATTGATTACCTCAAAAACTTAAATCAGCATTATGAGGAATGGATAGCTAATTATCAAGAGGGTAAGTTATTGATCATTAATGTCAATGATTTAGACTTCGTGGAGAGACCTACAGATTTATCTTTGGTGATAGAAAAAGTCAACCGTGAGATTTACGGTCTCTTTTCCTAA
- a CDS encoding 3-hydroxyacyl-CoA dehydrogenase family protein, whose protein sequence is MKKIAVIGSGTMGNGIAHVFAQHGHSVHLIDLKAEFLEKALQTITKNLDRQVSKELISEDAKQEAIQRITTTTDLTEGVKDADLVVEAATENMNIKLDLFRQLDEICPAKTILATNTSSISITKIAAVTNRASQVIGMHFMNPVPVMKLVEVIRGYATSDEVTNEIMDLASNLSKEPVEVNDYPGFVANRILMPMINEAIYSLFEGVAGVQEIDTVMKLGMAHPMGPLQLADFIGLDVCLSILKVLHDGFGNPKYAPCPLLVNMVEAGFKGVKTGEGFYKYTKGSKELVVSHRFLKK, encoded by the coding sequence ATGAAAAAAATAGCAGTAATAGGATCTGGAACAATGGGGAATGGAATCGCCCATGTTTTTGCACAACATGGTCACTCAGTTCATCTGATTGACTTAAAAGCAGAATTTCTTGAGAAAGCATTGCAAACCATCACCAAAAATCTTGATCGACAGGTAAGCAAAGAGTTGATTTCTGAAGATGCTAAACAAGAAGCTATTCAACGAATTACAACAACAACAGATCTCACCGAAGGTGTGAAGGATGCAGATCTAGTGGTGGAAGCTGCGACAGAAAACATGAACATCAAACTGGATCTATTCAGACAGCTAGATGAGATTTGCCCTGCTAAAACTATTTTAGCGACCAACACTTCCTCAATTTCAATTACCAAAATTGCTGCTGTTACCAATCGTGCATCCCAAGTAATTGGAATGCATTTCATGAATCCTGTTCCAGTTATGAAATTGGTAGAAGTCATTCGTGGATATGCTACCTCCGATGAGGTCACCAATGAAATCATGGACTTGGCTTCCAATCTCAGCAAAGAGCCTGTAGAAGTAAATGATTACCCAGGTTTTGTGGCTAATAGAATTCTCATGCCAATGATCAATGAGGCTATTTATAGCTTATTTGAAGGAGTCGCTGGAGTACAAGAAATTGATACAGTCATGAAGCTAGGTATGGCGCACCCTATGGGACCATTACAACTTGCGGATTTTATTGGTTTGGATGTTTGTTTATCCATTTTAAAAGTACTCCATGATGGCTTTGGCAATCCTAAGTATGCACCTTGTCCCTTATTAGTTAATATGGTTGAGGCAGGTTTTAAAGGAGTAAAAACTGGCGAAGGATTTTATAAGTACACCAAAGGGAGTAAAGAGTTGGTCGTTTCTCATCGCTTTTTGAAGAAGTAA
- a CDS encoding CvfB family protein gives MKELGVISSLPINRFTDFGAYLALSSGEEVLLPQGYLLGDEKEGEEIAVFVYTDSEDRPVAVTESPKALLDEFAVLEAKEVAPFGVFMDWGLPKDLLVPKSEMGQNMVAGEKYLVKVCVDFQTNRLIGVNKYRDFITEAPEDYVLGTEVSGLVFDHTDLGYKVLIEDKYEGLVFNNEVFQPIEVGELRKFFVKKRRDDGKVDLQLLPPGRMKYEEGADLIMSILEEKSFLPLHDKSAPDEIKNELGMSKKHFKQCIGQLYKAGKIKIMENGISINASN, from the coding sequence ATGAAAGAACTCGGTGTAATCAGCAGCCTCCCCATCAATCGATTTACTGACTTTGGAGCCTATTTGGCCCTTAGCTCAGGAGAAGAAGTATTGCTTCCTCAAGGATATTTACTAGGGGATGAAAAAGAAGGTGAGGAAATCGCTGTTTTTGTATATACAGATAGTGAAGATAGACCCGTAGCTGTAACAGAAAGCCCCAAGGCATTATTGGATGAGTTTGCTGTTCTCGAAGCCAAGGAAGTTGCTCCATTTGGGGTATTTATGGATTGGGGATTGCCCAAAGACCTGTTGGTTCCAAAATCAGAAATGGGACAAAATATGGTGGCTGGAGAAAAATATCTGGTTAAGGTATGTGTGGATTTTCAGACCAATCGGTTGATTGGAGTCAATAAGTACCGGGATTTTATCACAGAAGCACCTGAAGATTATGTACTAGGAACCGAAGTATCTGGTTTAGTATTCGACCATACCGACCTTGGTTATAAAGTTTTGATTGAGGATAAGTATGAGGGGTTGGTTTTCAATAATGAAGTGTTTCAACCAATTGAAGTTGGAGAATTAAGAAAATTCTTTGTTAAAAAGAGGAGAGATGATGGTAAAGTGGATTTACAACTTCTACCTCCGGGAAGAATGAAGTACGAAGAAGGAGCTGACTTGATAATGTCGATTCTAGAGGAGAAAAGTTTCTTGCCTCTTCATGACAAATCAGCTCCTGATGAAATAAAAAATGAGCTGGGGATGAGTAAAAAGCATTTCAAGCAATGTATAGGTCAACTGTATAAGGCTGGGAAAATCAAGATTATGGAAAATGGAATTTCCATCAATGCTTCTAATTAA
- a CDS encoding arsenate reductase family protein, giving the protein MKTHPSELYFYHSPGQPIDKQTLAYAHSLSKFINQIDVVKEKITTTQWNSLLMKLNLRAKDLLNRAHPDYQMHIAGKNWDEESWLNILVKYPHLIKSPIAIWRNKAILCRTPSDILKFN; this is encoded by the coding sequence ATGAAAACTCACCCTTCTGAACTGTACTTCTATCACAGTCCTGGACAGCCGATAGACAAGCAGACTTTGGCTTATGCACATTCATTGTCAAAGTTCATTAACCAAATTGATGTGGTAAAAGAAAAGATTACGACCACTCAATGGAACAGTCTACTCATGAAATTAAATCTTCGAGCAAAGGATCTTTTAAACCGGGCTCACCCAGATTACCAAATGCATATAGCCGGAAAAAACTGGGATGAAGAAAGTTGGTTAAACATTCTCGTTAAATACCCTCATTTGATAAAATCTCCAATAGCAATATGGAGAAACAAGGCCATCTTATGCAGGACTCCCAGTGATATTCTAAAATTTAATTAG
- a CDS encoding YkgJ family cysteine cluster protein — MKIDLDTFYKESKSEYSANKKLKERFRKVKPKELDRKFEEQHDQVFEEVDCLDCANCCKTTSPIFIQTDIDRLAKVFRMKNSQFIDEYLHRDEDGDYVLNSSPCPFLNDDNKCLVYDARPKACREYPHTNRKNMHGILALSLKNTLVCPAVFKIFLEIGKDYRK; from the coding sequence GTGAAAATTGACCTTGATACATTTTACAAAGAGAGTAAATCTGAGTATTCAGCAAATAAAAAACTGAAAGAACGCTTTCGTAAAGTCAAGCCAAAAGAATTGGACAGGAAGTTTGAAGAGCAACACGATCAGGTTTTTGAAGAAGTGGATTGCTTGGATTGTGCTAATTGTTGTAAAACCACTAGCCCGATATTTATCCAGACTGATATAGACCGACTGGCAAAAGTTTTTAGAATGAAAAACAGTCAGTTTATAGATGAATATTTACACAGAGATGAAGATGGAGATTACGTCCTTAATTCTTCACCTTGCCCATTTTTAAATGACGATAATAAATGTTTAGTCTACGATGCTAGACCCAAGGCATGTCGGGAATATCCACATACCAATCGTAAAAACATGCACGGTATTTTAGCATTAAGTTTAAAAAATACCCTTGTTTGTCCTGCAGTTTTCAAAATTTTCTTGGAGATTGGCAAAGATTATAGGAAGTAA
- a CDS encoding ROK family protein — protein sequence MEDQDTHFLGVDVGGTHLKIGLVDREGTIVDFQKEDTTPFRDDPAGFGPCFIKGIGKYLEKYKQVKKVGIGLPGLISKDRTTTLEIPAIPGLNGFNLKGGLEEAYPDYEFFLENDAAAAGIGEFYYGKDNPSENFLFVTMGTGIGSALVLDGEVFKGSRGNAMEMGHMLSNGNARLETLVGRAGILNIMERMIAAYPEKAGDLVNKELGTHLLVDTAKAGNEVSLMVFKEVGTILGESIVSTIRILDVTEVYFGGGISAGLEFMMPALDHTIRQYLTHYYVKDLKLKKATLENNAGTLGAAALCFMGSGL from the coding sequence ATGGAAGATCAGGATACACACTTTTTAGGAGTGGACGTGGGAGGAACCCATTTAAAAATTGGATTAGTAGACCGTGAGGGTACTATCGTAGATTTTCAAAAAGAAGATACCACCCCATTTCGTGATGATCCCGCCGGATTCGGACCTTGCTTTATAAAAGGCATTGGTAAGTATCTGGAAAAATATAAACAAGTAAAAAAAGTGGGTATCGGGCTACCGGGTTTGATATCTAAAGACAGAACTACCACCCTAGAAATCCCTGCTATACCTGGCTTGAACGGATTTAACTTAAAAGGTGGATTGGAAGAAGCTTATCCTGATTATGAATTTTTTCTAGAAAATGATGCTGCGGCAGCTGGTATAGGAGAATTTTATTATGGAAAAGATAATCCAAGTGAAAACTTCCTATTCGTAACGATGGGGACCGGTATCGGTAGCGCATTGGTTCTAGATGGAGAAGTATTTAAAGGTTCCAGGGGGAATGCCATGGAAATGGGGCATATGCTATCTAATGGAAATGCCAGGCTAGAAACATTAGTCGGTAGAGCCGGAATTTTAAATATTATGGAGCGAATGATCGCAGCTTATCCCGAAAAAGCTGGCGATTTGGTTAATAAAGAATTAGGAACACACTTATTGGTGGATACAGCCAAGGCCGGAAATGAAGTTTCCTTAATGGTTTTTAAAGAAGTGGGTACGATTCTGGGTGAATCCATTGTTTCTACCATCAGAATATTGGATGTCACTGAAGTTTATTTTGGAGGTGGAATTTCAGCAGGTTTGGAATTTATGATGCCTGCTTTGGATCACACCATCAGACAATATTTAACTCACTATTATGTGAAAGACTTAAAACTGAAAAAAGCTACCCTTGAAAACAATGCCGGTACCCTTGGGGCTGCAGCACTTTGTTTTATGGGTTCAGGTTTGTAA